A region of Cucumis melo cultivar AY chromosome 2, USDA_Cmelo_AY_1.0, whole genome shotgun sequence DNA encodes the following proteins:
- the LOC103492243 gene encoding serine/threonine-protein kinase EDR1: protein MKHIFKKFHIGSNHEPNRSNENPSPVAAASSSPCVSDNRPATALGQTSGNSPPSPSSSPSLATTSPGGGSVTQVSVPNRSDYFSSEEEFQVQLALAISASNSDFRDDPEKDQIRAATLLSLGNHRIDSTSRDQGDAAEVLSRQYWEYNLLDYEEKVANGFYDVLSTDSAVQGKIPSLSDIEASFGSSGFEVVMVNMTVDPALEELVQIAQCIADCPGTEVRVLVQRLAELVMGHMGGPVKDPHFMLARWMERSTELRTSLHTSVLPIGSINIGLSRHRALLFKVLADSIKMPCRLVKGSHYTGVEEDAVNIIKLEDEREFLVDLMGAPGTLLPADTVNAKDTTNFKPYNPKVSRIPSLHHSNDVGISSARPTLGHEEGSSQNFGAEAISLIDGKLSYGRTESVPSSSGTGTSRHKGAHFGDGNVRLNVNVVPFGQSSEDSKNLFADLNPFQIRGTGKSFMPNKFSDNKSEELQKPTIGHPPVPLWKNRVAFNAVPNKNEYDYMEGRFPRISRAPNDHNMALSSSNSTVSENVKPGGSGTSNDLIASVRSAEVGSSSSNMNTQLASSMIEPNILPLIDEQNRKSNGERSGNTDMEDEKVDAVDGRDNLIRFDNRRKFTYDRSVGTNLILKDPGSPSPLVNPSSNRFEQVYDDVDVGQCEIQWEDLVIGERIGLGSYGEVYHADWNDTEVAVKKFLDQDFSGAALAEFKREVLIMRQLRHPNIVLFMGAVTRPPNLSIVTEFLPRGSLYRIIHRPNCQIDEKRRIKMALDVARGMNCLHTSNPTIVHRDLKSPNLLVDKNWNVKVSDFGLSRLKHNTFLSSKSTGGTPEWMAPEVLRNEPSNEKCDVYSFGIILWELATLRLPWSGMNPMQVVGAVGFRNLRLEIPKEVDPTVARIIRECWQTDPNLRPSFSQLANILKPLQRLVLPPHSDQPSSSVLQEISVNSTP, encoded by the exons ATGAAACACATTTTCAAGAAGTTTCATATAGGAAGCAATCACGAGCCGAATCGGTCCAACGAGAATCCGTCGCCTGTAGCAGCAGCGTCGTCTTCACCATGTGTTTCTGATAATCGTCCTGCAACTGCTCTGGGTCAGACTTCCGGTAACTCTCCCCCCAGTCCTTCATCGTCGCCGTCGCTGGCAACAACTTCTCCAGGGGGTGGAAGTGTAACCCAGGTTTCGGTGCCCAATCGGTCTGATTACTTTTCTTCAGAGGAGGAGTTTCAGGTTCAGCTTGCCCTAGCTATTAGCGCATCGAATTCGGACTTCCGGGATGATCCGGAGAAGGATCAAATTCGAGCTGCGACACTTTTGAGCTTGGGAAATCATCGGATTGATTCTACTTCCAGGGACCAGGGAGATGCTGCCGAGGTGCTCTCGAGACAATATTGG GAATACAATCTGCTTGACTATGAAGAAAAAGTGGCCAATGGGTTTTATGATGTCCTTTCTACGGATTCAGCAGTCCAAGGAAAAATTCCATCGCTATCTGATATTGAAGCAAGCTTTGGTAGTTCTGGCTTTGAAGTTGTGATGGTCAATATGACTGTTGATCCTGCACTAGAAGAGCTAGTGCAAATTGCTCAATGTATTGCAGATTGCCCTGGGACTGAGGTCAGGGTTTTGGTTCAGAGGCTTGCCGAGCTTGTTATGGGACATATGGGGGGACCTGTAAAGGACCCCCATTTTATGCTAGCCAGGTGGATGGAAAGAAGCACAGAGTTAAGGACTTCTCTTCACACCAGTGTATTGCCTATCGGTTCCATTAATATTGGCCTCTCAAGACATCGTGCATTGCTTTTCAAG GTGTTAGCTGACAGTATCAAGATGCCTTGTAGGCTTGTTAAAGGTAGTCACTATACTGGTGTTGAAGAAGATGCTGTCAACATTATAAAATTGGAGGATGAAAG GGAGTTTTTGGTTGATCTAATGGGAGCTCCTGGAACACTTCTACCAGCAGACACTGTTAATGCAAAGGACACTACTAACTTTAAGCCTTACAACCCTAAAGTAAGCAGAATTCCTTCTCTTCATCACTCCAATGATGTTGGAATTTCTTCTGCGAGGCCAACATTGGGACATGAGGAAGGCAGCAGTCAGAACTTTGGAGCAGAGGCCATCTCACTGATTGATGGGAAACTGAGCTATGGAAGGACAGAGTCTGTGCCATCAAGCTCAG GTACTGGGACTTCTCGACACAAAGGGGCCCATTTTGGTGACGGTAATGTTCGACTGAATGTCAATGTAGTTCCATTTGGTCAAAGTTCCGAGGATTCCAAAAATCTTTTTGCCGATCTTAATCCTTTCCAAATAAGAGGAACTGGAAAAAGTTTCATGCCTAACAAGTTCTCAGATAATAAAAGTGAGGAGCTCCAGAAACCTACTATTGGGCATCCTCCTGTACCATTATGGAAAAATCGGGTTGCTTTTAATGCAGTTCCCAATAAAAATGAGTATGATTATATGGAGGGCCGTTTTCCAAGAATTAGCCGTGCACCTAATGATCACAATATGGCATTATCTTCTTCCAACTCGACTGTCTCTGAAAATGTTAAACCTGGAGGTTCAGGAACATCTAATGATTTGATTGCATCGGTTAGAAGTGCTGAAGTTGGAAGTTCTTCATCAAATATGAACACACAGCTGGCATCTTCAATGATTGAGCCTAATATTTTGCCCTTGATTGACGAACAGAACAGAAAGTCCAATGGAGAACGTTCTGGAAATACAGACATGGAGGACGAAAAGGTAGATGCTGTTGATGGACGAGACAATTTAATCAGATTTGATAACCGTAGAAAGTTCACATACGATAGATCTGTTGGAACCAATTTGATATTGAAGGATCCGGGAAGTCCTAGCCCGTTGGTCAATCCAAGTTCAAATAGGTTTGAGCAAGTTTATGACGATGTGGACGTAGGTCAATGTGAAATCCAATGGGAGGACCTCGTTATTGGTGAAAGGATCGGACTAG GTTCATATGGAGAAGTCTACCATGCTGATTGGAATGACACC GAGGTTGCTGTGAAGAAGTTCTTAGACCAGGATTTTTCTGGTGCTGCTTTAGCTGAGTTCAAAAGAGAA GTATTGATAATGCGGCAGCTGCGTCATCCGAACATTGTTCTTTTTATGGGTGCTGTCACTCGTCCTCCCAACCTTTCCATTGTTACTGAGTTTCTTCCGAG AGGAAGCTTGTACCGGATCATTCACCGTCCAAATTGTCAAATTGATGAAAAGCGCAGAATAAAAATGGCCCTGGATGTG GCAAGGGGCATGAATTGCTTGCATACAAGTAATCCAACAATTGTTCACCGAGATCTGAAGTCACCAAATCTTTTGGTTGATAAGAACTGGAATGTGAAG GTGTCAGATTTTGGGTTGTCACGCCTAAAGCACAATACATTTTTATCATCCAAATCAACTGGAGGAACG CCTGAGTGGATGGCACCAGAAGTTCTTCGGAATGAGCCTTCAAATGAGAA GTGCGATGTTTATAGCTTTGGAATCATTCTATGGGAACTTGCTACATTGAGACTGCCTTGGAGTGGGATGAATCCTATGCAAGTTGTTGGTGCTGTAGGTTTCCGTAATCTACGACTCGAAATACCCAAGGAAGTGGATCCCACGGTTGCTAGAATAATCAGGGAATGCTGGCAAAC TGATCCAAACCTGCGCCCCTCATTCTCACAATTAGCCAACATTCTGAAGCCACTGCAGCGGCTCGTCCTGCCACCACATTCGGACCAGCCAAGTTCGTCAGTACTGCAAGAGATCTCTGTAAATTCTACACCTTAG